A stretch of Microbulbifer bruguierae DNA encodes these proteins:
- a CDS encoding L,D-transpeptidase family protein yields MSSYHSARQQQQPNCPPKKPANFSTAIAALGFCALLPLSELAFGTLRDGVQAEEKPAQEQAPVVAEGNEPPATETQPEEREDADQDTTEASDPGDGEIAAPEAAAKTEENSAADSNTQNDAGRADSEPEQTAQDEKPSPPITEPEKPEKPDTETQESAGSIDTRGPEVPEKTTDEKTAEHTAPGEKPDNETAQTTPEKPTEPPEKASEEPVQGTPENAAAHEPKSHVPGEAIDFATAGDALRAQADHYRLLAQQWHPIEEGSPMRPGDQGPRVAQLRNLLQQYGDYSGPLGPVIPISNNPQQFGAALQLAVESYQRRHGMEVSGYADRATLRELARPPLELARLLELNAKRWDKLPSDPGERYVFINVPDYQLQLIDQRRVILSMKTVVGRSSKRTPEMTTKLTSVVFNPTWTVPRSILLTDLLPKARNNPEAMHKRGYRVVKYGSNTTTPISDDSIESAARGKATLRQISGPGNTLGRVKFVIPNKQAIYLHDTQAQSLFEHRHRAYSHGCIRLQQPEELAYALLSDQGWDRTRVAQATTGDESITIKVNKPPKLFIAYLTAWVDSMGRVQFRPDIYHRDE; encoded by the coding sequence ATGAGCAGTTACCACAGTGCGCGACAACAGCAACAACCAAACTGCCCGCCCAAAAAGCCGGCGAATTTCAGCACAGCGATTGCGGCACTCGGTTTCTGTGCCCTGCTGCCACTGAGTGAGCTCGCCTTCGGCACTCTGAGGGACGGCGTCCAGGCAGAAGAAAAACCCGCTCAGGAACAGGCACCGGTGGTAGCCGAAGGAAACGAACCTCCAGCGACGGAAACACAACCGGAAGAAAGGGAAGATGCAGATCAAGATACTACCGAAGCCTCAGACCCCGGTGATGGAGAGATAGCAGCACCGGAAGCAGCTGCCAAGACGGAGGAAAACTCTGCAGCGGACTCCAACACCCAAAACGATGCAGGGCGCGCCGACAGCGAGCCAGAACAGACCGCGCAAGACGAAAAACCGAGCCCGCCAATAACAGAACCGGAAAAGCCAGAAAAGCCCGACACAGAAACGCAGGAATCCGCCGGGTCGATAGACACCCGGGGGCCAGAAGTCCCCGAGAAAACGACCGACGAAAAAACGGCTGAGCATACTGCTCCGGGAGAAAAGCCCGACAATGAAACGGCGCAAACAACACCAGAAAAGCCCACCGAGCCCCCCGAAAAAGCCTCAGAAGAACCCGTACAGGGGACACCGGAAAATGCAGCTGCCCATGAACCCAAATCCCATGTCCCCGGGGAAGCCATCGACTTCGCCACCGCCGGCGACGCCCTGCGCGCCCAGGCCGACCACTATCGCCTGCTGGCGCAGCAGTGGCACCCCATCGAAGAGGGCTCGCCCATGCGACCCGGCGATCAGGGACCGCGCGTAGCCCAACTGCGCAACCTGCTGCAGCAGTACGGGGACTACAGTGGCCCCCTCGGCCCGGTCATCCCCATCAGCAACAACCCACAGCAGTTTGGCGCCGCCCTGCAACTGGCGGTGGAGTCCTACCAGCGCCGCCACGGTATGGAGGTAAGCGGCTACGCTGACCGCGCCACCCTCAGAGAGCTGGCGCGCCCCCCGCTGGAGCTGGCACGTCTGCTCGAGCTCAATGCCAAACGCTGGGACAAGCTGCCCTCGGATCCCGGCGAGCGCTATGTGTTTATCAATGTGCCAGATTACCAGCTGCAGTTGATTGATCAGCGCCGGGTCATCCTGTCCATGAAAACCGTGGTCGGCAGGAGCAGCAAACGCACACCGGAAATGACCACAAAGTTGACGTCGGTGGTGTTCAATCCAACTTGGACGGTGCCGCGCAGTATCCTGCTCACCGACCTGTTGCCAAAGGCGCGCAACAATCCCGAGGCGATGCACAAGCGCGGCTACCGGGTGGTGAAGTACGGCTCCAACACCACCACCCCCATCAGCGACGACAGCATCGAGAGCGCTGCCCGCGGCAAAGCCACCTTGCGCCAGATCTCAGGGCCGGGAAACACCCTCGGCCGGGTCAAATTCGTCATCCCCAACAAACAGGCCATTTACCTCCACGACACCCAGGCGCAAAGCCTGTTCGAGCACCGCCACCGGGCTTACAGCCATGGCTGTATCCGTCTTCAACAGCCAGAGGAGCTGGCCTACGCACTGCTCAGCGACCAGGGCTGGGATAGAACCCGAGTGGCTCAGGCAACCACCGGGGATGAATCCATCACCATCAAAGTGAACAAGCCGCCCAAACTGTTCATTGCCTACCTGACCGCCTGGGTGGATTCTATGGGGCGCGTTCAATTTCGCCCGGACATCTACCACCGGGATGAGTGA
- a CDS encoding L,D-transpeptidase family protein: MGDASRNQLGNKRGIRWGIGAAVILSLSLETGAETGAQAPANPPQEASNNGEASANPGKPATRDSSLLATYSPFTPYGRQYALMREELARYQALSQGENWQPLPAGQPLAPGVRDPRVRILRSLLMQYGDLPLSDDMATAALDSSAAANTSAADTYDNRVRTAVERFQRRHGLRADGVVDRTTREHLNTPPAQRLATLEANLTRWQQIPKDLGPRYIHVNIPEFTLRLMEGEREQYRMRVVVGKTKHKTPQLSTRLTRVIFNPTWTVPTSIAVHELLPKGSANLTAGGYRLVNNRGKSVPFSSGNLRALRLGSVALQQRGGEGNALGRFKFLIPNQQAIFLHDTQKKELFSRGQRAFSHGCIRLEKPQELAEIVLASQGRPGHWSNERLTRYSSGSRTRSVALDQPIPVHITYWTAWVDEEGLLNFRPDVYGLDRPAGTSAGNADDANDGEAE; the protein is encoded by the coding sequence ATGGGCGATGCATCGCGCAATCAACTGGGTAATAAACGGGGTATCCGCTGGGGAATTGGCGCCGCCGTGATTCTTTCCCTGTCTCTGGAAACGGGGGCAGAAACAGGAGCACAGGCACCGGCTAACCCCCCTCAGGAAGCGTCAAACAATGGGGAGGCGAGTGCCAACCCCGGCAAGCCGGCCACCAGAGACAGCTCTCTGCTCGCGACCTACAGCCCATTTACCCCCTACGGCCGCCAATACGCGCTGATGCGTGAAGAGCTCGCCCGTTACCAGGCCCTGAGCCAGGGTGAAAACTGGCAACCACTGCCCGCGGGCCAGCCCCTGGCCCCCGGTGTTCGCGACCCGAGAGTGCGAATATTGCGCAGCCTGCTGATGCAATACGGCGATCTGCCACTGAGTGACGATATGGCCACAGCGGCCCTCGACAGCAGCGCCGCGGCCAACACATCTGCCGCTGACACCTACGACAATCGGGTACGCACCGCCGTCGAGCGCTTTCAGCGTCGCCACGGGCTGCGCGCGGACGGGGTCGTGGACCGGACAACCCGGGAGCACCTGAACACACCGCCAGCACAGCGTCTCGCCACACTGGAAGCCAACCTGACCCGCTGGCAGCAGATCCCCAAGGATTTGGGACCGCGCTATATCCACGTCAATATTCCCGAGTTCACTTTGCGTTTGATGGAAGGCGAGCGGGAGCAATACCGCATGCGTGTGGTGGTGGGCAAAACCAAGCACAAGACACCGCAACTGAGCACCCGCCTTACCCGGGTGATCTTCAATCCCACCTGGACGGTCCCCACCAGCATCGCGGTGCACGAGCTGCTCCCCAAGGGCTCCGCCAATCTCACCGCTGGTGGTTACCGGCTGGTGAATAACCGCGGCAAATCTGTGCCTTTCAGCAGCGGGAATCTGCGCGCCCTGCGCCTGGGCAGTGTGGCCCTGCAGCAGCGCGGCGGCGAAGGCAATGCCCTCGGGCGTTTCAAATTCCTGATCCCCAACCAGCAGGCCATTTTCCTGCACGACACCCAGAAAAAAGAGCTTTTCAGCCGCGGCCAGCGCGCTTTCAGCCATGGCTGTATTCGTCTCGAAAAACCCCAGGAGCTGGCGGAAATCGTACTCGCCAGCCAGGGCCGCCCCGGCCACTGGAGCAATGAAAGACTGACCCGCTATTCCAGCGGCAGCCGCACCCGCTCGGTAGCTCTGGACCAGCCCATTCCTGTACACATCACTTACTGGACCGCCTGGGTGGATGAAGAAGGACTGCTGAATTTCCGCCCCGACGTCTACGGCCTCGACCGCCCCGCTGGAACCAGCGCAGGCAACGCTGACGACGCGAACGACGGTGAGGCAGAGTGA
- a CDS encoding L,D-transpeptidase family protein has protein sequence MSYFIPERRKRKSPLPALFLGSLCAFALYYAFTANQETVPVLPENAVRPHLVNWLEDNPDAWPAQDPIFNPVAVRRIYRRTDYRLLWFDNYSLSDTANDLLKQLTASSSGNPSSMVDYRYHLGYFDRTLRDTPQRLQMAAVLDVLLTDAFISYAQDTQLDKLTPQSPKQHPRLRRKDITPVNLTEGGFQMASARGYTADVRSYLADARSYVANDSGRQYFRGYNRSSPNTQSVDRSRYSTQSRGQVYSSGSRYGTSHSSRYSSRSYPQAYPRVMPRFRSLADEGSGLAPSHGEGMYVEENSPFGNDAQALREQLARYRDMANSGRWRPLPAGPAMTLGAKHPNVVHLRNMLALYGDYYSYSTDNSNKFDQRLHEAVLRFQARHGLKSDGIVGKQTRERLNISPTARAHIIENNIRRREQLPANLGERFVQVNIPGYTLNYVESDRIKLSMNVVVGKKIHQTPEINTRVARVVFNPTWTVPRSILVKEILPKARANPHGMENMGYRVVNGSGDYLPLTDQNLRSAASGGFLMRQKGGEQNILGRIKFEIPNVDDIYLHDTRAKSLFGLTDRDYSHGCVRLAKPRQLAEALLRDEPGDWTRYRIEQLTTGDETTEVKMTSNVKVYLTYWTAWVDGQGRMHFRPDIYGKDGLAANQFN, from the coding sequence ATGTCATATTTCATTCCAGAGCGTCGCAAACGCAAATCTCCGCTGCCGGCCCTATTTCTCGGCAGCCTGTGCGCATTTGCCCTCTATTATGCGTTCACCGCCAACCAGGAAACGGTGCCGGTACTCCCGGAGAATGCCGTGCGTCCGCACCTGGTGAACTGGCTGGAGGACAACCCCGACGCCTGGCCCGCCCAGGACCCGATCTTCAACCCGGTGGCCGTACGCCGCATCTATCGCCGCACCGACTACCGTCTGCTGTGGTTCGACAACTACAGCCTGAGCGATACCGCCAATGACCTGCTCAAACAGCTCACGGCCTCGAGCTCTGGCAATCCCAGCAGCATGGTCGACTACCGCTATCACCTGGGCTATTTCGACCGCACCCTGCGGGACACCCCCCAGCGACTGCAGATGGCTGCGGTACTGGATGTGTTGCTGACCGACGCCTTCATCTCCTACGCCCAGGATACGCAGCTGGACAAACTCACGCCCCAGAGTCCCAAGCAGCACCCGCGCCTGCGTCGCAAAGACATCACCCCGGTAAACCTGACCGAGGGCGGTTTCCAGATGGCCAGCGCCCGTGGTTATACCGCGGATGTGAGGAGCTACCTTGCCGACGCCCGCAGCTATGTCGCCAACGACAGTGGGCGCCAGTATTTCCGCGGCTATAACCGCAGCAGTCCCAACACCCAGTCCGTGGACCGCTCCCGCTACAGTACCCAGAGCCGCGGCCAGGTTTACAGCAGTGGCTCGCGCTATGGCACCAGCCACTCATCCCGCTACTCAAGCCGCAGTTATCCGCAGGCCTATCCCCGAGTAATGCCGCGTTTTCGCAGCCTCGCCGATGAGGGCTCGGGCCTGGCGCCCTCCCATGGCGAGGGCATGTACGTCGAGGAAAACAGCCCCTTCGGCAACGACGCCCAGGCCCTGCGCGAACAACTGGCCCGCTACCGGGATATGGCCAACTCCGGGCGCTGGCGCCCCCTGCCCGCAGGTCCAGCCATGACCCTCGGTGCCAAACATCCCAACGTTGTGCACCTGCGCAATATGCTGGCGCTGTACGGCGACTACTACAGCTACAGTACTGACAACAGCAACAAGTTCGATCAGCGCCTGCACGAAGCGGTACTGCGTTTCCAGGCCCGCCACGGGCTAAAATCCGACGGGATCGTTGGCAAGCAAACCCGTGAACGGCTGAATATTTCCCCCACCGCACGGGCGCATATCATCGAAAACAATATCCGCCGGCGCGAGCAACTGCCCGCCAACCTGGGTGAGCGCTTTGTCCAGGTCAATATCCCGGGATACACCCTCAACTACGTGGAAAGTGACCGTATTAAACTGTCCATGAACGTTGTGGTGGGCAAAAAGATTCACCAGACGCCGGAAATCAATACCCGGGTCGCTCGTGTCGTCTTCAATCCTACCTGGACAGTACCCCGCAGTATTCTGGTCAAAGAGATACTGCCCAAGGCCCGCGCCAACCCCCACGGTATGGAGAACATGGGCTATCGGGTGGTGAATGGCAGCGGTGACTACCTGCCACTGACCGACCAGAACCTGCGCAGCGCGGCCAGCGGCGGCTTCCTCATGCGCCAGAAAGGCGGTGAGCAGAATATTCTCGGTCGGATAAAGTTCGAAATCCCCAACGTGGACGATATCTACCTTCACGACACCCGCGCCAAAAGCCTGTTTGGTCTCACCGACCGCGACTACAGCCACGGTTGCGTGCGCCTCGCCAAACCCCGGCAGCTGGCCGAAGCACTGCTGCGGGACGAACCCGGCGACTGGACCCGCTACCGCATCGAGCAGTTGACCACCGGAGATGAAACCACCGAGGTGAAAATGACCAGTAACGTGAAGGTTTACCTCACCTACTGGACCGCCTGGGTCGACGGCCAGGGCCGCATGCACTTCCGCCCCGACATCTACGGTAAAGACGGCCTCGCGGCCAACCAGTTCAACTGA
- a CDS encoding NRDE family protein: protein MCLLLIAYRQHPRYPLILLANRDEFYQRPTAPAAVWDTPPLLAGRDLAAGGTWLGATNGGRIAAVTNVREPGAAEPPNMLSRGEIPVEFLASGSSPRAFSAQLQLSGERYRGFNALLYDPQAEVPLICAGNRHAPFPFTSGIHGISNGAADAPWPKVRSGKLRLASLIQSLPAAAPAETLLAPSMALLQDATTPADSQLPDTGVGRQLERALAPIFIHIPPNQGFAPETGGYGTRASTLVMVDATGAVNFWEQRYNDGRIDREAAYFYLAPPPYPQ, encoded by the coding sequence ATGTGCCTGCTTTTGATCGCCTACCGCCAGCATCCCCGCTATCCGCTGATCCTGCTGGCAAACCGGGACGAATTCTACCAACGCCCCACGGCCCCCGCCGCGGTCTGGGACACACCGCCACTGCTGGCTGGGCGAGACCTGGCGGCGGGGGGCACCTGGCTGGGTGCCACCAACGGTGGCCGGATAGCGGCAGTCACCAATGTGCGCGAGCCCGGTGCCGCAGAGCCTCCAAATATGTTGTCGCGGGGTGAGATTCCGGTGGAGTTCCTTGCCTCCGGGTCCTCACCCCGGGCATTTTCCGCACAACTGCAGCTGAGCGGGGAGCGTTACCGGGGTTTCAATGCCCTGCTGTACGACCCGCAGGCAGAAGTCCCGCTGATCTGCGCCGGCAACCGCCACGCCCCCTTCCCCTTCACTTCCGGGATACACGGCATATCCAACGGTGCCGCAGATGCGCCCTGGCCCAAGGTCCGAAGCGGAAAGCTCAGACTGGCTAGTCTTATCCAGTCACTACCTGCAGCAGCACCTGCGGAGACGTTGCTGGCCCCCTCAATGGCACTGCTGCAGGACGCAACAACCCCTGCCGATTCCCAGTTGCCGGATACTGGTGTCGGGCGGCAACTGGAGCGCGCGCTGGCGCCGATATTTATCCACATCCCGCCCAATCAGGGATTCGCGCCTGAAACCGGCGGTTACGGTACCCGCGCCAGCACACTGGTCATGGTCGACGCCACAGGTGCGGTCAATTTCTGGGAGCAGCGCTATAACGATGGCCGGATTGACCGCGAAGCTGCGTATTTTTACCTCGCGCCACCACCGTACCCGCAGTAG
- the lgt gene encoding prolipoprotein diacylglyceryl transferase, which yields MLTYPEIDPVAVAIGPLKVHWYGLMYLAGFAAAWWLAMRRAQKPWSPVIKSEVEDLILFCAIGVVVGGRLGYMFFYNFSELVAHPLSLFKVWEGGMSFHGGLIGVMLAATLYARKIGTTFPALIDFVAPLVPIGLGLGRIGNFIGQELWGRETDVPWGMVFPKDPELLVRHPSQLYQAFLEGLVLFVVLWIFSSKPRPRLAVGGMFVLMYGIFRFVVEFVRQPDVGIEVMFGWLTRGQLLSLPMIVAGIALLVWSYRTQPLPEGRGQGEETPTAKSTAKSKNGTTKREAN from the coding sequence ATGCTGACTTACCCCGAGATTGACCCTGTTGCCGTGGCCATAGGGCCGTTGAAGGTCCACTGGTACGGATTGATGTATCTGGCGGGTTTTGCCGCCGCCTGGTGGCTGGCCATGCGCCGGGCACAGAAGCCCTGGTCACCGGTGATCAAGTCCGAAGTAGAAGACCTGATCCTGTTCTGCGCCATCGGTGTCGTCGTCGGCGGCCGTCTCGGTTACATGTTCTTCTACAACTTCAGCGAACTGGTGGCGCACCCACTCAGCCTGTTTAAGGTGTGGGAAGGGGGTATGAGCTTCCATGGCGGACTGATCGGTGTGATGCTGGCGGCAACCCTGTATGCACGCAAGATCGGCACCACCTTCCCGGCGTTGATCGACTTCGTCGCACCGCTGGTGCCCATCGGCCTAGGCCTTGGTCGCATCGGTAATTTTATCGGGCAGGAACTGTGGGGTAGGGAAACCGATGTGCCCTGGGGTATGGTGTTCCCGAAAGATCCAGAGCTGTTGGTACGCCACCCGTCCCAGCTGTATCAGGCCTTCCTTGAGGGGCTGGTGCTGTTTGTGGTGCTATGGATCTTTTCCAGCAAGCCGCGCCCGCGCCTGGCCGTCGGCGGAATGTTTGTTCTGATGTATGGCATCTTCCGCTTTGTGGTGGAATTCGTGCGCCAGCCGGACGTCGGTATCGAGGTCATGTTCGGATGGCTGACTCGAGGACAATTGCTGAGCCTGCCGATGATCGTTGCCGGTATTGCGCTGCTGGTGTGGAGCTACCGCACGCAGCCGTTGCCGGAGGGGCGTGGCCAGGGTGAGGAAACACCTACTGCTAAAAGCACCGCCAAGTCCAAAAACGGTACCACCAAGCGCGAAGCCAATTGA
- a CDS encoding thymidylate synthase, producing the protein MKQYLDLMRHVRDEGTLKSDRTGTGTRSVFGYQMRFDLAEGFPLITTKKCHLRSIIHELLWFLKGDTNIAYLQENGVRIWDEWATEEGDLGPVYGYQWRSWPTSDGRHIDQIKDLVQQLKTRPDSRRLIVSAWNPADLPDEGVSPSDNARAGKMALAPCHALFQFYVADGKLSCQLYQRSADIFLGVPFNIASYSLLTLMLAQVCDLEPGDFIHTFGDAHLYSNHMEQVEEQLSRQPLPLPQMLLNPEVKDLFGFRFEDFELRGYEAHPHIPAPVAV; encoded by the coding sequence ATGAAGCAGTATCTGGACCTTATGCGCCATGTGCGCGATGAGGGCACCCTCAAGAGCGATCGCACAGGAACCGGCACCCGCAGCGTGTTTGGTTATCAGATGCGGTTTGACCTGGCCGAGGGGTTCCCGCTGATCACCACCAAAAAATGCCACCTGCGCTCGATCATCCATGAGTTGCTGTGGTTCCTGAAGGGCGATACCAACATCGCCTATCTGCAGGAAAACGGCGTGCGCATCTGGGACGAGTGGGCGACGGAAGAGGGCGACCTGGGGCCGGTTTACGGTTACCAGTGGCGCTCTTGGCCTACCAGTGATGGTCGTCATATCGACCAGATCAAGGATCTGGTGCAGCAGCTTAAAACCCGCCCGGACTCCCGCCGCCTGATCGTCAGTGCATGGAACCCGGCGGACCTGCCGGATGAAGGGGTGTCACCGAGTGACAATGCCCGCGCCGGTAAGATGGCGCTGGCGCCCTGCCATGCCCTGTTTCAGTTCTATGTGGCCGACGGCAAACTGTCCTGCCAGCTGTACCAGCGCAGTGCCGACATCTTTCTCGGTGTGCCCTTCAACATTGCCTCCTACAGCCTGCTGACCCTGATGCTGGCACAGGTGTGTGATCTCGAGCCGGGGGACTTTATCCACACCTTCGGTGACGCCCATCTGTACTCCAACCACATGGAACAGGTTGAAGAGCAGCTGTCGCGGCAGCCGCTGCCACTGCCTCAGATGCTGCTGAATCCTGAAGTGAAGGATCTGTTTGGATTCCGCTTCGAAGATTTTGAACTCAGGGGGTATGAAGCCCACCCGCATATTCCGGCACCGGTGGCGGTGTAA
- a CDS encoding dihydrofolate reductase, with protein sequence MAADTTQEIPLAMIVAMARNNAIGRENTLPWKISGDLQFFKRTTLGKPVLMGRKTFESIGRPLPGRENIVITRNPAWCTNGVRVVSSLGQALALAQQLAQHDGAEEVMVIGGAEIYRQAMPLARRLYITEVDAEVEGDAFFPALGDEWREAGRDCYPASDKDEYSYCLVQYDRYK encoded by the coding sequence ATGGCGGCTGATACTACGCAGGAAATACCCCTGGCGATGATCGTGGCGATGGCGCGGAATAATGCCATCGGCCGTGAGAACACCCTGCCTTGGAAAATTTCCGGTGATCTGCAATTCTTCAAACGCACCACTTTGGGTAAGCCTGTGCTCATGGGGCGTAAGACCTTCGAATCCATTGGACGCCCGCTGCCGGGGCGGGAGAACATCGTTATTACGCGAAATCCGGCCTGGTGCACCAATGGGGTGCGCGTCGTGTCATCTTTGGGGCAGGCGCTGGCACTGGCGCAGCAGCTGGCGCAACACGATGGCGCGGAAGAGGTGATGGTCATTGGTGGCGCAGAAATCTACCGGCAGGCAATGCCCTTGGCACGGCGTTTGTATATCACCGAAGTGGATGCTGAGGTGGAAGGAGACGCCTTCTTCCCGGCCCTCGGAGACGAGTGGCGGGAAGCCGGTAGGGATTGTTACCCGGCCTCAGACAAAGACGAATATAGCTACTGCTTAGTTCAGTACGACAGGTATAAATAA
- a CDS encoding DUF3450 domain-containing protein, whose protein sequence is MKTKRFMAVALTTALSAGALYGSVATADTIDTVLKVGEQKTAAATASQKRIDKIAQETSDLLQQFKVVNKEIDGLRVYNRQLEKQLANQLSVMKDLDESIDQVTVIERQIQPLILRMLDGLEQFIELDAPFKLAERKSNLEGVKNNMDRSDITVAEKFRQVLELYNFEAEYARKIDSYGDTLNVNGQDREVNVLQIGRIALVAQTTDSKISLAYDKAQKAWVEIDDGEYRRAIMQGLKIAKKQATTDIMTMPIPAPEAAQ, encoded by the coding sequence ATGAAAACCAAGCGATTCATGGCTGTGGCGCTGACCACTGCGCTGTCTGCCGGCGCACTGTACGGTAGCGTAGCCACTGCGGATACCATCGATACCGTGCTCAAGGTCGGCGAGCAGAAAACTGCTGCCGCAACTGCATCTCAAAAGCGCATCGACAAGATCGCTCAGGAAACCTCCGACCTGCTTCAGCAGTTCAAGGTTGTGAACAAAGAGATTGACGGTCTGCGTGTGTACAACCGTCAGCTCGAAAAACAGCTGGCTAACCAGCTCTCCGTGATGAAGGACCTCGATGAGTCTATCGATCAGGTAACCGTGATCGAGCGTCAGATCCAGCCGCTGATCCTGCGTATGCTGGATGGCCTGGAGCAGTTCATCGAACTGGACGCCCCCTTCAAGTTGGCCGAGCGTAAGTCCAATCTCGAAGGTGTTAAGAACAATATGGACCGTTCCGATATCACTGTAGCGGAGAAATTCCGTCAGGTGCTGGAACTGTACAACTTCGAAGCGGAATACGCGCGCAAGATCGACAGCTACGGCGACACCCTGAACGTGAACGGTCAGGACCGCGAAGTAAACGTGCTGCAGATCGGCCGTATCGCCCTGGTAGCTCAGACCACCGATTCCAAAATCTCCCTGGCTTACGACAAAGCTCAGAAAGCCTGGGTTGAGATTGACGATGGCGAATACCGTCGCGCCATCATGCAGGGTCTGAAAATCGCCAAGAAACAGGCCACTACCGACATCATGACTATGCCGATTCCGGCTCCGGAGGCTGCGCAATGA
- a CDS encoding MotA/TolQ/ExbB proton channel family protein — protein sequence MKTSIAKRVLAVAAAGLISVSAVAQDKASSLDQLLKMVQDSKVAESAEHKKREADFRRQKANQAGLLTQAENTRTSEEARSAALEKKYEEQELLVQQKRQQLDDRLGSLKELFGHLTSTAGDLRANLDTSLVSAQYPGRAEFLDQLIDKMNSATKLPTIKEIERLWYELQRETVESGKVVKFNGTVILPDGEQAEQEVVRIGNFNLVSNGKYLEMNDNQKMAELIRQPDGKYLSMAADLQASTSGFSPVGIDPTGPTGGSYLKAMIASPSIIERWHQGGIVGYVISAVGAIALLLALWRLVVLSGVGAKVNAQLRSTTPNTNNPLGRVLAVAEENKGVDGETLELKMEEAVLKERPAIESGLNLLKIIAMVAPLLGLLGTVTGMIITFQAITIFGAGDPKAMAGGISSALVTTVLGLVVAIPTVLLHTIVNGRAKRILHILDEQSAGIVAENAERK from the coding sequence ATGAAAACCTCTATCGCCAAACGCGTACTGGCAGTAGCTGCCGCGGGTCTGATCAGCGTTTCCGCTGTGGCCCAGGACAAAGCCAGCTCTCTGGACCAACTGCTGAAGATGGTTCAGGACTCCAAAGTTGCAGAATCTGCCGAGCACAAAAAGCGTGAAGCAGACTTCCGTCGCCAGAAGGCCAATCAGGCTGGTCTGCTGACCCAGGCTGAAAACACCCGTACCTCTGAAGAAGCCCGCTCTGCGGCGCTGGAGAAGAAGTACGAAGAACAGGAACTGCTGGTTCAGCAGAAGCGTCAGCAGCTGGATGACCGTCTCGGCTCCCTGAAAGAGCTGTTCGGCCACCTGACTTCTACCGCTGGCGACCTGCGCGCCAACCTGGATACCTCTCTGGTTTCCGCTCAATACCCTGGCCGTGCCGAGTTCCTGGATCAGCTGATCGACAAAATGAACTCCGCCACCAAACTGCCGACTATCAAGGAAATCGAGCGTCTGTGGTACGAACTGCAGCGTGAAACCGTGGAATCCGGCAAAGTTGTTAAGTTCAACGGCACCGTGATCCTGCCCGACGGCGAACAGGCCGAGCAGGAAGTGGTACGTATTGGTAACTTCAACCTGGTTTCCAACGGCAAGTATCTGGAAATGAACGACAACCAGAAAATGGCCGAACTGATCCGTCAGCCTGACGGCAAGTACCTGAGCATGGCTGCTGACCTGCAGGCATCTACCAGCGGTTTCAGCCCTGTTGGTATTGACCCCACTGGTCCTACCGGCGGTTCTTACCTGAAAGCCATGATTGCGAGCCCGAGCATCATCGAGCGTTGGCATCAGGGTGGCATCGTGGGTTACGTAATCAGTGCTGTTGGTGCCATTGCTCTGCTGCTGGCTCTGTGGCGTCTGGTTGTTCTCTCTGGCGTAGGTGCCAAAGTGAACGCTCAGCTGCGCTCCACCACCCCGAACACCAACAACCCGCTGGGTCGTGTTCTGGCTGTGGCTGAAGAGAACAAAGGTGTCGACGGCGAGACTCTGGAACTGAAGATGGAAGAAGCGGTGCTGAAAGAGCGTCCGGCCATCGAATCCGGCCTGAACCTGCTGAAGATCATCGCCATGGTAGCCCCGCTGCTGGGTCTGCTGGGTACCGTTACCGGTATGATCATCACCTTCCAGGCGATCACCATCTTCGGTGCCGGTGATCCGAAAGCAATGGCTGGCGGTATCTCCTCTGCACTGGTAACCACCGTTCTGGGTCTGGTTGTGGCTATCCCGACTGTACTGCTGCACACCATCGTGAACGGCCGTGCCAAGCGTATCCTGCACATCCTGGACGAACAGAGTGCCGGTATCGTTGCAGAAAACGCCGAGCGTAAATAA